A portion of the Chromobacterium sp. IIBBL 290-4 genome contains these proteins:
- the recD gene encoding exodeoxyribonuclease V subunit alpha, producing the protein MNTDTPLLPDQLSKLFHRLDPDADPAALALIAELSAANQAGHVCLPLAHRAELSALRACRLVGRPGEYAPLILDEAGRLYFARHWHDEDCLSKGLLNLARPVPMADEAALADLLDRLFPGDGEADRQKMAAALAARQRLMVISGGPGTGKTTTVVRLLALLAALSPRPLVMAMAAPTGKAAARLSESVRAARDRLDVEESVRRQLPGQAETLHRLLGLRPGAEAPRHHAGNPLPLDVLVVDEASMIDLSLMARTVEALPSQARLILLGDRDQLASVEAGAVLGELCQRIAYREVTLQWLSRVCGFPVDLDEAEEAMGGGLVDCVALLTRSHRFGADSGIGALARFVNAGEVEPALAILRAEGYADVAMSAAWSDAELVGRRRGYLQAVESGASPDEVQRAFSAFMLLAAERRQVADCNQRFEAVLEERGIKQPGRDWYPGRPVMISENDYGLGLFNGDIGFTLMRRDGLRVLFPSSDGGWREFAPGRLPAHDTVFAMTVHKSQGSEYEEVWLLLPQQAGASLNRALLYTAITRARQRFAAIGADEVWREGMQRAPQRLSGLADRLR; encoded by the coding sequence ATGAATACCGATACCCCGCTGCTGCCTGATCAATTGAGCAAGCTGTTCCATAGGCTGGATCCCGATGCGGATCCGGCCGCGCTGGCCTTGATCGCCGAATTGAGCGCGGCCAACCAGGCCGGGCATGTCTGCCTGCCCTTGGCGCATCGCGCGGAGCTGTCGGCCCTGCGCGCCTGCCGTCTGGTGGGCCGGCCTGGCGAGTACGCGCCTTTGATTCTGGACGAGGCCGGCAGGCTTTACTTCGCCCGGCACTGGCATGACGAGGATTGCCTGTCTAAGGGCTTGCTGAATCTGGCGCGGCCGGTGCCAATGGCGGATGAGGCCGCGCTGGCGGACTTGCTGGACAGGCTGTTTCCCGGCGATGGCGAAGCGGATCGCCAGAAAATGGCGGCCGCGCTGGCGGCGCGGCAGCGGCTGATGGTGATATCCGGAGGCCCCGGCACCGGCAAAACCACCACCGTGGTGCGCTTGCTGGCTTTGCTGGCGGCGCTGTCGCCGCGCCCCTTGGTGATGGCGATGGCGGCGCCGACCGGCAAGGCGGCGGCGCGGCTGTCGGAGTCGGTGCGCGCCGCGCGCGACCGGCTGGACGTGGAGGAATCGGTCCGGCGCCAATTGCCGGGGCAGGCGGAAACCCTGCATCGGCTATTGGGCTTGCGGCCGGGGGCTGAGGCGCCGCGCCACCACGCCGGCAATCCCTTGCCGCTGGACGTGCTGGTGGTGGACGAGGCTTCGATGATCGACTTATCGCTGATGGCGCGGACGGTGGAAGCGCTGCCTTCGCAGGCGCGGTTGATTCTGTTGGGCGACCGCGACCAGCTGGCCTCGGTGGAGGCCGGCGCGGTGTTGGGCGAGCTGTGCCAGCGCATCGCCTACCGCGAAGTGACGTTGCAATGGCTGTCGCGAGTGTGCGGTTTCCCGGTCGATCTGGACGAAGCGGAAGAGGCGATGGGCGGCGGTCTGGTCGATTGCGTCGCCCTGCTCACCCGCAGCCACCGCTTCGGCGCCGATTCCGGCATCGGCGCGCTGGCCCGCTTCGTCAACGCCGGCGAGGTCGAGCCGGCCCTTGCGATATTGCGCGCGGAAGGCTATGCCGATGTGGCCATGTCGGCCGCCTGGTCCGACGCCGAACTGGTCGGCCGGCGGCGCGGCTATCTGCAGGCGGTGGAGTCCGGCGCGTCGCCGGACGAGGTGCAGCGCGCCTTCTCGGCCTTCATGCTGCTGGCGGCGGAAAGACGCCAGGTGGCCGATTGCAACCAGCGCTTCGAAGCGGTGCTGGAAGAGCGGGGCATCAAGCAGCCGGGGCGGGATTGGTATCCGGGGCGGCCGGTGATGATTTCAGAAAACGATTATGGACTGGGCTTGTTCAATGGCGATATCGGCTTCACGCTGATGCGGCGCGATGGCCTGCGGGTGTTGTTCCCATCGTCTGATGGCGGCTGGCGCGAGTTCGCGCCTGGACGCCTGCCCGCGCACGATACCGTTTTTGCGATGACGGTTCACAAAAGCCAGGGCTCGGAGTACGAGGAGGTATGGCTGCTGCTGCCGCAACAGGCCGGCGCCAGCCTGAATCGGGCGCTGCTCTATACGGCGATTACGCGAGCCCGGCAACGCTTCGCCGCGATCGGCGCGGACGAGGTGTGGCGCGAAGGCATGCAGCGCGCGCCGCAGCGTTTGTCCGGGCTGGCGGATCGTCTGCGCTGA
- a CDS encoding NUDIX hydrolase family protein: MQLDAVLSYLDKISRYDARPFTPLFFGGERMGWVNVQWKERLLQHESALFEESYQGLVCRLSGSYRSISHALAQAARRWQQAGWLNGWRNENFTAFRPDGTPFFELERAAFRPLGLTSRAVHVNGLCRLESGEVRMWVGRRSPHKAVDPNRMDNLVGGGVAAGETLDLALEREGWEEAGISRDALQGLKPVSVLLAERPVARGLHREWLHGYDLWLGQEQRPCCQDGEVAEHVLLPLAEVEQLLVDERFMIDAALVVVDCLCRLEYWGARNPEMSTALSRIRYAKQGPLVSSV; the protein is encoded by the coding sequence ATGCAGTTGGATGCGGTATTGAGCTATCTGGACAAGATCAGCCGTTACGATGCTAGGCCATTCACACCGTTGTTTTTCGGCGGTGAGCGCATGGGCTGGGTCAATGTCCAATGGAAAGAGCGCTTGTTGCAGCATGAGTCCGCCCTGTTCGAGGAATCCTATCAAGGCCTGGTCTGCCGCCTGAGCGGCAGCTACCGCAGCATCAGCCATGCCTTGGCGCAGGCGGCTAGGCGCTGGCAGCAGGCCGGCTGGCTCAATGGCTGGCGCAATGAGAATTTCACGGCGTTCCGTCCAGACGGAACGCCGTTTTTCGAATTGGAGCGCGCGGCATTCCGTCCGCTGGGCCTGACCAGCCGGGCAGTGCATGTCAATGGCCTGTGCCGCTTGGAGAGCGGCGAAGTCCGGATGTGGGTGGGCCGCCGCAGTCCGCACAAGGCGGTGGACCCGAACCGGATGGACAATCTGGTGGGCGGCGGCGTGGCGGCGGGCGAAACGCTGGATCTGGCATTGGAGCGCGAAGGCTGGGAAGAGGCCGGCATTTCCCGCGACGCCTTGCAGGGGCTGAAACCGGTCTCCGTGTTGCTGGCAGAGCGGCCGGTGGCGCGCGGCCTGCATCGCGAGTGGCTGCATGGCTACGATTTGTGGCTAGGGCAGGAGCAGCGGCCCTGTTGCCAGGATGGCGAAGTGGCGGAGCATGTGCTGTTGCCCCTGGCCGAGGTGGAGCAATTGCTGGTGGACGAGCGCTTCATGATAGACGCTGCCTTGGTGGTCGTGGACTGTTTGTGCCGGCTGGAATATTGGGGCGCGCGCAATCCTGAGATGTCCACGGCCTTGTCCCGCATTCGCTATGCCAAGCAGGGGCCGCTGGTGTCCTCGGTGTAG
- a CDS encoding transporter substrate-binding domain-containing protein yields MLLLLLCRPALAQETLRAGVALDSSEPLSQSADASLTQRYREALAMITRQSGIRFQLDYYPSQRLEQLFVVGRLDVEVGVNPSWRALSPVSGFYTQTIGEVSYQLCLPPGGKPRVAGWADLKGKRIGLLAAQRLPQLEPVFQSQRLTADVAGNEEELLDRLRQGRIQAVVLEQSRAGYWARPAMGGRCQPGAMVASLPVMLRVHPQHRDLVPRLNQAIQNLSIQGKFKSLFTDAR; encoded by the coding sequence GTGCTGCTGTTGCTGCTGTGCCGGCCCGCGCTGGCGCAGGAGACGCTGCGCGCGGGCGTGGCGCTGGACAGCAGCGAGCCGCTCAGCCAGTCGGCCGACGCCAGTTTGACCCAGCGCTACCGCGAGGCCCTGGCCATGATCACCCGGCAAAGCGGCATCCGCTTCCAGTTGGATTACTATCCCAGCCAAAGGCTGGAGCAGCTGTTCGTGGTCGGGCGGCTGGATGTGGAGGTGGGCGTCAACCCCTCCTGGCGCGCGTTGTCGCCGGTGTCCGGCTTTTATACCCAGACGATAGGCGAAGTGTCCTACCAGCTCTGCCTGCCGCCGGGCGGCAAACCGCGGGTGGCGGGCTGGGCCGATCTCAAGGGCAAGCGCATCGGCCTGCTGGCGGCGCAACGGCTGCCGCAGCTGGAGCCGGTGTTCCAGTCGCAGCGCTTGACCGCGGATGTCGCCGGCAATGAAGAGGAATTGCTCGATCGATTGCGGCAGGGACGGATTCAGGCCGTGGTGCTGGAGCAAAGCCGGGCCGGCTACTGGGCGCGCCCCGCCATGGGCGGGCGTTGCCAGCCTGGCGCCATGGTGGCCAGTTTGCCGGTGATGCTGCGCGTGCATCCGCAGCATCGAGACTTGGTGCCGCGGCTCAATCAAGCCATCCAGAATTTGTCGATCCAGGGCAAATTCAAATCTTTGTTTACCGATGCGCGTTAA
- a CDS encoding NUDIX domain-containing protein, with protein MSDAGWTVLDTKVEHANPYFQVWNQQVRLPDGQLIHYFSARHDRSAVGALAIENNRVLLVRQYRLLIDREVWAIPAGGVEIGEAPAGAAERELREETGYAARSIRPFIAYHPTFGSSTQLFEIFLAEGLDQVSPDIDGNEVLQVRWFDCAELLRLIANGDMPDSLSLVPILLAMQRGLLS; from the coding sequence ATGAGCGATGCCGGCTGGACGGTGCTGGATACCAAGGTGGAGCATGCCAACCCGTATTTCCAGGTCTGGAACCAACAGGTGCGTTTGCCGGATGGGCAACTGATCCATTATTTTTCCGCGCGCCATGACCGCTCGGCGGTGGGCGCGCTGGCGATAGAAAACAATCGCGTGCTGCTGGTGCGGCAATATCGTTTGTTGATAGACCGCGAAGTGTGGGCGATTCCGGCTGGCGGCGTCGAGATTGGCGAAGCGCCTGCTGGCGCCGCAGAGCGCGAGCTGCGGGAGGAAACCGGTTACGCCGCTCGTTCCATCCGGCCTTTCATCGCCTATCATCCCACTTTCGGCAGCAGCACCCAGTTGTTTGAAATCTTTCTGGCCGAGGGGCTGGATCAGGTGAGCCCGGACATTGACGGCAACGAGGTTCTGCAAGTGCGATGGTTCGATTGCGCGGAGCTGCTGCGTTTGATCGCAAACGGGGATATGCCGGACAGCCTGTCTCTGGTGCCGATTCTGTTGGCGATGCAGCGGGGCTTGTTGTCGTAA
- a CDS encoding ABC transporter ATP-binding protein — protein sequence MFGWFESRVSPYPDAPPAQPPQGFFSFIWYCTHGLRGLILCMTVLTAGIGAFEALLFSMMGSVVDWLSKTPAALLWQNERAHLLELAVILLGSIGLVALQAMSKYQGLFSNFPMRLRWNFHRHLLGQSLSFYQDEFAGRVSAKVMQTALAVRDTVLIITDILVFVVIYFVTMIAVLGHFDLFLLLPFMAWLVFYIGTLWFFVPRLGKAASRQADARSLMTGRITDAYTNIATVKLFSHGQREARFAKGAMQEFLSTAYRQMRLVSGFEIVNHFSSMLLIGMTTGSALWLWGLGEVSVGAVAASAAMALRLNGISHWIMWEMSSLFENIGTVQDGINTLSRSVAVVDKPAAAKLEVPRGEVRFENVDFSYGGAKTVIDGLDLTIRPGEKIGLVGRSGAGKSTIVNLLLRFYDLDGGRILIDGQDIADVTQDSLRAKVGMVTQDTSLLHRSVRENLLYGRPDAGDEDMIAAARKAEADDFIGTLSDPKGRTGYDAHVGERGVKLSGGQRQRIAIARVMLKDAPILLLDEATSALDSEVEAAIQSSLYRLMEGKTVVAIAHRLSTIAAMDRLIVLDRGQIVEEGSHQQLLSQGGLYARLWSHQSGGFLGEEDGDEGAELSLMG from the coding sequence ATGTTCGGCTGGTTCGAAAGCCGCGTATCCCCCTATCCGGATGCGCCCCCCGCCCAACCTCCCCAGGGCTTCTTTTCCTTCATTTGGTACTGTACGCATGGCCTGCGCGGATTGATCCTGTGCATGACCGTGCTCACCGCCGGCATCGGCGCCTTCGAGGCTTTGCTGTTCTCGATGATGGGCTCGGTGGTGGATTGGCTATCCAAAACACCCGCCGCGCTGCTGTGGCAGAACGAGCGCGCCCACCTGCTTGAGTTGGCGGTCATCCTGCTGGGCAGCATAGGCCTGGTGGCCTTGCAGGCGATGAGCAAATACCAGGGCCTGTTTTCCAACTTTCCCATGCGCTTGCGCTGGAATTTCCACCGCCATCTGCTGGGCCAGAGCCTGAGCTTCTATCAGGACGAATTCGCCGGCCGGGTGTCGGCCAAGGTGATGCAGACCGCGCTGGCAGTGCGCGACACGGTGCTGATCATCACCGACATCCTGGTGTTCGTGGTGATCTATTTCGTCACCATGATCGCGGTGCTGGGCCATTTCGACCTGTTTCTGCTGCTGCCCTTCATGGCTTGGCTGGTGTTCTATATCGGCACCTTGTGGTTCTTTGTGCCGCGCCTGGGCAAGGCCGCCAGCCGCCAGGCCGACGCGCGCAGCCTGATGACCGGCCGCATCACCGATGCCTACACCAATATCGCCACGGTGAAGCTGTTTTCCCACGGCCAGCGCGAGGCGCGCTTCGCCAAGGGCGCGATGCAGGAGTTTCTGAGCACCGCCTATCGCCAGATGCGGCTGGTCAGCGGTTTCGAAATCGTCAACCATTTCAGCAGCATGCTGCTGATAGGCATGACCACCGGCTCGGCGCTGTGGCTGTGGGGCCTCGGCGAGGTCAGCGTGGGCGCGGTGGCCGCGTCTGCCGCCATGGCTTTGCGGCTGAACGGCATTTCGCACTGGATCATGTGGGAGATGTCCAGCCTGTTCGAGAATATCGGCACGGTGCAGGACGGCATCAACACCTTGTCGCGCTCGGTGGCGGTGGTGGACAAGCCGGCCGCGGCCAAGCTGGAAGTGCCGCGCGGCGAGGTCCGTTTCGAGAATGTCGATTTCTCCTATGGCGGCGCCAAGACGGTGATCGATGGCCTGGATCTGACGATACGTCCGGGCGAGAAGATAGGCCTGGTCGGCCGCTCCGGGGCCGGCAAGTCCACCATCGTCAATCTGCTGCTGCGCTTCTACGACCTGGACGGCGGCCGCATCCTGATCGATGGCCAGGATATCGCCGATGTGACGCAGGACAGCTTGCGGGCCAAAGTGGGGATGGTGACGCAAGATACCTCGCTGCTGCACCGCTCAGTGCGCGAAAACCTGCTGTACGGCCGGCCGGATGCCGGCGACGAGGACATGATCGCCGCGGCGCGCAAGGCCGAAGCGGATGACTTCATCGGCACGCTGAGCGATCCGAAAGGCCGCACCGGCTACGATGCCCATGTCGGCGAGCGCGGCGTCAAGCTGTCCGGCGGCCAGCGCCAGCGCATCGCCATCGCCCGGGTGATGCTGAAGGACGCGCCCATTCTGCTGCTGGATGAGGCCACCAGCGCGCTGGATTCCGAAGTGGAAGCGGCGATTCAAAGCAGCCTGTACCGGCTGATGGAAGGCAAGACCGTGGTGGCGATCGCCCACCGGCTGTCCACCATCGCGGCGATGGACCGTTTGATCGTGCTGGATCGCGGCCAGATCGTGGAGGAGGGCTCGCATCAGCAATTGTTGTCGCAGGGCGGCCTCTATGCTCGCTTGTGGTCGCATCAGAGCGGCGGATTTCTTGGCGAGGAAGACGGCGATGAAGGCGCCGAGTTGTCGCTGATGGGTTGA